One Streptomyces sp. RPA4-2 genomic window carries:
- a CDS encoding SDR family NAD(P)-dependent oxidoreductase: MGKLDGKVAVITGGTSGMALAGAKLFVDEGAHVFITGRRQEALDEAVQQIGRNVTGVQGDASDLDDLDRLYDTVKREKGSLDVLWASAGGGEPAPLGEITETQFDTWFGLNARGTLFTVQKALPLFNDGGSILMTGSNASLGAFPGWSVYAGSKAVQQAWARIWLNELKDRRIRVNVLTPGQVATAKQAELFDEATKRQFESLIPRGQMGRPDEIATAALFLASDDSSYVNGMELVADGGTTAI, translated from the coding sequence ATGGGGAAGCTCGACGGCAAGGTGGCAGTTATCACCGGCGGCACCAGCGGCATGGCGCTGGCCGGGGCGAAGCTGTTCGTCGACGAGGGAGCGCACGTCTTCATCACCGGCCGCCGCCAGGAGGCCCTGGACGAGGCCGTGCAGCAGATAGGCCGCAACGTCACCGGTGTTCAGGGCGACGCCTCCGACCTGGACGACCTGGACCGCCTGTACGACACCGTCAAGCGGGAGAAGGGCAGCCTCGACGTGCTGTGGGCCAGCGCCGGAGGGGGCGAGCCCGCCCCGCTCGGCGAGATCACCGAGACCCAGTTCGACACCTGGTTCGGGCTCAACGCCCGCGGCACCCTGTTCACCGTCCAGAAGGCCCTTCCGCTCTTCAACGACGGCGGCTCCATCCTCATGACCGGCTCCAACGCCTCCCTCGGCGCCTTCCCCGGCTGGAGCGTCTACGCCGGCAGCAAGGCCGTCCAGCAGGCCTGGGCCCGAATCTGGCTCAACGAACTCAAGGACCGCCGTATCCGCGTCAACGTCCTGACCCCCGGCCAGGTCGCCACCGCCAAGCAGGCAGAACTCTTCGACGAGGCCACCAAGCGCCAGTTCGAGTCCCTCATCCCCCGCGGCCAGATGGGCCGCCCCGACGAGATCGCCACCGCCGCCCTCTTCCTCGCCTCCGACGACTCCAGCTACGTCAACGGCATGGAACTCGTCGCCGACGGCGGCACCACCGCCATCTGA
- a CDS encoding TetR/AcrR family transcriptional regulator has protein sequence MRANFEGKNSHHENKPSRNSKITPERESELYEAVLDLLREVGYHALTMDAIAERTHSSKATLYRRGTKNELIINALRHQKSYDMAEINTGTLRGDLQAIVLRQDDSQMERNSQLMRSLAVAAHANIELLHSFREYQLVLELEEMRRALQRAVDRGEILADNLAIDYIPHLLIGCFAARTLIDHLPPTQAFLTPFIDAAILPALSTRPLT, from the coding sequence TTGCGCGCAAACTTCGAGGGGAAAAACAGCCACCATGAAAACAAGCCAAGTAGGAATAGTAAGATCACGCCGGAGCGTGAGAGTGAGCTGTACGAAGCCGTACTTGATCTGCTCCGGGAGGTCGGCTATCACGCCCTGACCATGGACGCCATTGCTGAGCGTACCCACTCCAGCAAAGCCACCCTCTATCGACGCGGTACCAAGAACGAGCTGATCATCAACGCCCTTCGGCACCAGAAGTCGTACGATATGGCCGAAATCAATACTGGTACTCTGCGCGGCGACCTCCAAGCTATCGTCCTCCGCCAGGACGACTCTCAAATGGAGCGCAACTCACAGCTGATGCGGAGTCTTGCGGTAGCAGCGCACGCAAATATCGAACTCTTGCACTCTTTCCGGGAGTATCAACTCGTGCTGGAACTCGAGGAAATGCGGCGGGCGCTACAGCGGGCCGTTGACCGAGGCGAAATCCTGGCCGACAACCTCGCGATCGACTACATCCCACACCTGTTGATCGGCTGCTTCGCGGCCCGGACATTGATCGACCACCTGCCGCCCACCCAGGCATTTCTCACACCATTCATCGATGCCGCGATCCTGCCTGCTCTCAGTACACGCCCTCTCACCTGA
- a CDS encoding NADPH-dependent F420 reductase: MSSISIIGTGNMARTIGARAVAGGNTVEVMGRDQSKAADLATALGGGTTTGVWGTAPAGDIVIVALLYDGVVPVVAQYGDALAGKVIVDISNPFNSTFDGLAHHGETSIAQEVAKAAPASAGVVKAFNTIFRQVLEKGRPDVFLAGDNAQAKARVEAFIESLGLRPLDVGGLKMAHWLEGAGVVTVGLANHGVGNLDFALSISELPV; the protein is encoded by the coding sequence ATGAGCAGCATCAGCATCATCGGCACCGGGAACATGGCCCGCACCATCGGCGCGCGGGCGGTAGCGGGCGGCAACACCGTCGAGGTCATGGGCCGCGATCAGTCCAAGGCCGCGGACCTGGCCACGGCTCTCGGCGGCGGCACCACGACGGGAGTATGGGGCACCGCCCCGGCCGGGGACATCGTCATAGTGGCCCTGCTGTACGACGGTGTCGTGCCGGTAGTCGCCCAGTACGGCGACGCTCTCGCGGGCAAGGTCATCGTCGACATCAGCAATCCCTTCAACTCCACGTTCGACGGGCTGGCCCACCACGGGGAGACCTCGATCGCGCAGGAAGTCGCCAAGGCCGCCCCGGCCAGCGCCGGCGTGGTGAAGGCGTTCAACACCATCTTCCGTCAGGTCCTGGAGAAGGGTCGGCCCGACGTCTTCCTCGCCGGCGACAATGCGCAGGCCAAGGCACGCGTGGAGGCGTTCATCGAGAGCCTCGGGCTGCGCCCGCTGGACGTCGGCGGCCTGAAAATGGCGCACTGGCTGGAAGGAGCGGGCGTGGTCACGGTGGGCCTCGCCAACCACGGAGTGGGGAACCTGGACTTCGCCCTCAGCATCAGCGAACTTCCCGTCTGA
- a CDS encoding acyltransferase, which yields MSRDRYVDFLRAWAIVLVVLGHWLITALVRGPGGEITAPELLATIHWTQWLTLGFQIMPLFFLAGGHAAGGSWSRVRASGGTAGGWVRRRALRLLLPAAVYSALVLLAVGICSAVGVDPDTLALVGWAMGMQFWFLPVYLLLSALTPALHAAHRRWGALVPLAMGAVALAADTLVETARTPYVGLLNYVLVWGVAYQLGFCWRDGLLTGRRPVPAVMAAAGGLAFAALITVGPFPVSLILVTGQSPGNTDPPSAAMLAWVVAEIGLCLLAGPAMRRLLDRARVWRLVRPVGGASMTLYLWHMLPVLVVAAVFYLTGLAPEPAFGSAAWWELRAPWLLVLGVAMAGVLLALRPLEHWLTLLYERTRPDAGPRRSWALWFGLAVSVAALSRFAVHGFAYDGRFPLLPALGLALGTTLVTVPGPKAAYPSPDKPVDDTTLGAPAGRPT from the coding sequence ATCGTCCTGGTCGTACTCGGCCACTGGCTGATCACCGCTCTGGTGCGGGGGCCCGGTGGGGAGATCACCGCGCCGGAACTGCTGGCGACCATCCACTGGACCCAGTGGCTGACCCTGGGATTCCAGATCATGCCGCTGTTCTTCCTGGCCGGGGGCCACGCCGCGGGCGGCTCCTGGTCGCGGGTCCGCGCTTCAGGCGGTACGGCCGGCGGGTGGGTGAGACGGCGGGCTCTGCGGCTGCTTCTTCCGGCGGCCGTGTACAGCGCGCTGGTGCTGCTGGCCGTCGGGATCTGCTCGGCTGTCGGCGTGGACCCGGACACCCTCGCGCTGGTGGGCTGGGCGATGGGGATGCAGTTCTGGTTCCTTCCGGTGTATCTGCTCCTGAGCGCCCTGACTCCGGCGCTGCACGCGGCGCACCGACGCTGGGGAGCCCTCGTCCCGCTGGCGATGGGCGCTGTGGCGCTGGCAGCCGACACCCTGGTGGAGACAGCGCGGACGCCGTACGTCGGACTGCTCAACTATGTGCTCGTGTGGGGTGTGGCCTATCAGTTGGGCTTCTGCTGGCGCGACGGCCTGCTGACGGGGCGTCGGCCGGTGCCGGCCGTGATGGCGGCGGCAGGCGGACTCGCCTTCGCCGCGCTGATCACCGTCGGGCCTTTCCCGGTCAGCCTGATCCTGGTGACCGGGCAGAGCCCCGGCAACACCGATCCGCCGTCGGCGGCCATGCTGGCGTGGGTGGTGGCCGAGATCGGCCTGTGCCTGCTGGCCGGGCCCGCGATGCGGCGGCTTCTGGACCGGGCGCGGGTATGGCGGCTGGTGCGCCCGGTGGGCGGCGCCAGTATGACGCTCTACCTCTGGCACATGCTGCCGGTGCTGGTCGTCGCCGCCGTGTTCTATCTGACCGGGCTCGCGCCCGAGCCCGCGTTCGGGTCCGCGGCATGGTGGGAACTACGGGCGCCGTGGCTGCTGGTGCTCGGCGTTGCCATGGCGGGGGTGCTGCTGGCGCTGCGGCCGCTGGAACACTGGCTGACGCTCCTTTACGAGCGGACACGGCCGGACGCCGGCCCGCGCCGGTCCTGGGCGCTCTGGTTCGGCCTGGCGGTGAGCGTCGCCGCTTTGAGCCGCTTCGCCGTGCACGGCTTCGCGTACGACGGCCGGTTCCCGCTGCTCCCCGCGCTGGGCCTGGCGCTGGGCACGACGCTGGTGACGGTCCCCGGACCGAAGGCGGCGTACCCGAGCCCCGATAAGCCTGTGGATGACACCACCCTCGGTGCCCCGGCCGGCCGGCCGACCTGA
- a CDS encoding bifunctional 3-(3-hydroxy-phenyl)propionate/3-hydroxycinnamic acid hydroxylase — protein MKGTVRRAVVIIGAGPVGVMAALLLARHGVRSVVLERHRDVYPLPRAVVVDDEIRRILQSVGVHEEFASLTRPAPGLRLLDARRRVISEFPRSLRGHHGFPQTSMFDQPDLERLLRDALARRPECELWGGVEVVSVTQSVARDTNGPNDPTGPVRVAFRRDGSDDEEHLWADAVLGCDGAGSVTRDAIGTLWEDLHFEESWRVIDVRTSRPVRTWEGVEQICCPDRPATFMRVGEDRYRWEFRLAEDQNLDGPDGWERLRELVAPWVDLPSDASQGDDFEVIRQAQYTFRARLADRWRKGRVFLLGDAAHLTPPFVGQGLCTGLRDAYNLTWKLARVLQQGAPEGLLDTYERERKPHARHVIRMAVAMGWAMTGGQDRSAALRRAVVGTACRIPGVTAAVSRDLSPALTAGPLVRRRPRLTGRVLAGTFCPQPWVRQDGRRVRLDDLLGKSFAVLTAGPATAQMTAVATALGAPMIRADDLGDDGTLAGWLAHGRVDAVLLRPDRIVMDTVPAGTGDFTDTAAWASLLHTARLTADARLA, from the coding sequence ATGAAAGGCACAGTCCGCAGAGCGGTGGTGATCATCGGTGCCGGACCCGTCGGGGTGATGGCCGCCCTGCTGCTCGCCCGGCACGGAGTGCGCAGCGTCGTTCTCGAACGGCACCGTGACGTCTACCCGCTGCCGCGCGCCGTCGTCGTGGACGACGAGATCCGCCGGATCCTGCAGAGCGTAGGTGTGCACGAGGAGTTCGCCTCCCTCACCCGCCCGGCGCCCGGCCTGCGGCTGCTGGACGCCCGGCGCCGCGTGATCAGCGAGTTCCCACGGTCCCTGCGCGGGCACCACGGCTTCCCGCAGACCAGCATGTTCGACCAGCCGGATCTCGAACGCCTGCTGCGCGACGCCCTGGCGCGACGCCCCGAGTGCGAGCTGTGGGGCGGGGTGGAGGTCGTGTCCGTCACCCAGTCCGTCGCACGGGACACCAACGGACCGAACGATCCCACGGGTCCGGTCCGGGTCGCCTTCCGGCGCGACGGCAGCGACGACGAAGAGCACCTGTGGGCCGATGCCGTCCTCGGCTGCGACGGTGCGGGCAGCGTCACCCGTGACGCCATCGGCACCCTCTGGGAGGACCTGCACTTCGAGGAGAGCTGGCGGGTCATCGACGTGCGCACCAGCCGCCCGGTGCGCACCTGGGAAGGCGTCGAGCAGATCTGTTGCCCCGACCGGCCGGCCACCTTCATGCGCGTCGGCGAGGACCGCTACCGCTGGGAGTTCCGGCTGGCCGAGGACCAGAACCTGGACGGCCCGGACGGATGGGAGCGCCTGCGCGAGCTGGTCGCCCCCTGGGTGGACCTGCCGTCCGACGCCTCGCAGGGCGACGACTTCGAGGTGATACGGCAGGCGCAGTACACCTTCCGAGCCCGCCTCGCCGACCGGTGGCGCAAAGGGCGCGTCTTCCTGCTGGGCGATGCCGCCCACCTCACCCCGCCCTTCGTCGGGCAGGGCCTGTGCACCGGCCTGCGCGATGCCTACAACCTCACCTGGAAACTCGCACGCGTCCTCCAACAAGGCGCACCCGAGGGGCTGCTGGACACTTACGAACGCGAGCGCAAGCCACACGCCCGCCATGTGATCCGCATGGCGGTCGCCATGGGCTGGGCCATGACCGGCGGACAGGACCGCAGCGCGGCGCTCCGCCGGGCCGTCGTGGGGACGGCCTGCCGCATTCCCGGCGTGACCGCGGCGGTGAGCCGCGACCTAAGCCCGGCCCTGACGGCCGGCCCACTCGTACGCCGCCGCCCCAGACTGACCGGCCGCGTGCTCGCCGGCACCTTCTGCCCACAGCCCTGGGTACGGCAGGACGGCAGGCGAGTGCGCCTCGATGACCTCCTCGGGAAGTCCTTCGCCGTCCTCACCGCAGGACCAGCCACCGCGCAGATGACGGCCGTGGCCACGGCACTGGGCGCCCCGATGATCCGCGCCGACGACCTTGGCGACGACGGCACCTTGGCCGGCTGGCTGGCACACGGCCGAGTCGACGCCGTCCTGCTGCGCCCAGACCGCATTGTGATGGACACCGTCCCGGCCGGCACCGGCGACTTCACGGACACCGCCGCCTGGGCATCCCTGCTGCATACGGCCCGCCTTACCGCTGACGCCCGGCTTGCCTGA
- a CDS encoding TetR/AcrR family transcriptional regulator has protein sequence MTELEKGPTGRRRGRGARERIISASQQLFREQGINRTGMDQLCAAATVSKRTAYQHFTGKDELVAEYLRRFDPSVLSGVFDRTDLTPRERLLAAFDIPATTPMCPYIAAAVELHDPEHPASQYARDYKKAVAARLADTAREAGAADPEQLGEQLALLIDGAAARTRVLNADAFPAAAAIAAVLIDNAIPAPAGDDRRREEVSS, from the coding sequence ATGACGGAGTTGGAGAAGGGCCCCACGGGCCGCCGCCGCGGCCGGGGCGCCCGCGAGCGCATCATCAGCGCGTCCCAGCAGCTGTTCCGCGAGCAGGGCATCAACCGCACCGGCATGGACCAGCTCTGTGCGGCGGCCACGGTGTCCAAGCGCACGGCCTACCAGCACTTCACCGGCAAGGACGAACTCGTCGCCGAGTACCTGCGCCGGTTCGACCCCTCCGTTCTGTCCGGCGTGTTCGACCGCACCGATCTCACGCCGCGCGAACGGCTCCTCGCCGCCTTCGACATCCCTGCCACCACGCCCATGTGCCCCTACATCGCCGCCGCCGTCGAACTCCACGACCCCGAGCACCCCGCGTCCCAGTACGCACGCGACTACAAGAAAGCCGTCGCCGCGCGGCTCGCCGACACCGCCCGCGAAGCCGGCGCCGCCGACCCTGAACAGCTCGGCGAGCAACTTGCGCTGCTCATCGACGGCGCAGCGGCACGCACCCGGGTCCTCAACGCCGACGCCTTCCCCGCCGCCGCCGCCATCGCGGCCGTCCTCATCGACAACGCCATCCCGGCCCCAGCCGGCGATGACCGGCGGCGGGAGGAAGTGTCGAGTTGA
- a CDS encoding malonic semialdehyde reductase, giving the protein MTDREPQALDVLDDAGRKVLFTEARTANTFTDAAVGDEELALIWELARWSPSAANGQPLRVLFVRTREGKERLVRHLDEGNRAKTLSAPAVAILAYDIDFHEQMPTVFPARGDILRAAFADQIDTRASIAAYNSALQTGVFLLAVRAAGLAAGPMAGFDKAGVDGEFFAGSSWRSHLVVNIGHPGADPWFPRLPRVPVEVAVAYA; this is encoded by the coding sequence ATGACCGACCGCGAACCGCAGGCCCTCGACGTCCTCGACGACGCCGGACGAAAGGTGTTGTTCACCGAGGCCCGCACCGCGAACACCTTCACCGACGCGGCTGTGGGCGACGAAGAACTCGCCTTGATCTGGGAGCTCGCCCGCTGGTCGCCGAGCGCCGCCAACGGCCAGCCTCTGCGCGTGCTCTTCGTGCGCACCCGCGAGGGAAAGGAACGACTCGTCCGGCATCTCGATGAGGGCAACAGGGCTAAAACGCTCAGTGCGCCGGCCGTGGCGATCCTCGCCTACGACATCGACTTCCACGAGCAGATGCCGACAGTCTTCCCCGCCCGTGGCGACATACTGCGAGCGGCGTTCGCCGACCAGATCGACACGCGTGCGAGCATCGCGGCGTACAACTCGGCGCTGCAAACCGGCGTCTTCCTGCTCGCGGTACGCGCGGCGGGGCTTGCAGCCGGTCCCATGGCGGGCTTCGACAAGGCCGGCGTAGACGGAGAGTTCTTCGCCGGTAGCAGTTGGCGCTCGCATCTGGTGGTCAACATCGGTCACCCCGGCGCCGACCCGTGGTTTCCGCGGCTGCCCCGCGTCCCTGTCGAGGTCGCCGTCGCCTACGCCTGA
- a CDS encoding acetoacetate--CoA ligase, producing MTTPHPAPYKEPFFTPDPKSAARSRIADFARWAARHQNAEGIQDPTDYRALHHWSVTDLEGFWAAVWDYFDIDATTPYERVLAEETMPGARWFPGTTLNYAHHALRNLRPDAPAITALDETGVGYEITGRELRARVASVAAGLRDLGVGQGDRVVGYLPNTPHAIVAFLATASLGAVWSVCGQDYAPKAAADRFAQLEPTVLIAADGYLFNGTTHDRCAPSLELAAALPTLKATVLVDHVGLAWPKRVGSGLMLPWEDLATRAEDLTIAPVSFDHPLWVVFSSGTTGLPKGIVHGHGGVLLEHLKTLGLHTDLGTGDRLLWYTTTHWMMWNLVVSTLLTGATTCTYDGSPAPQARPDVLWELAARHKVTVFGTSPQYLLTMAKIGIEPSVHDLSAIRVVGCTGSALPASAYPWVRDHVGADVQLASTSGGTDIVSGFAGSASTTPVWAGELSAPSLGVALAAYDTTGAPVLDQLGELVVTRPMPSMPLYFWNDSDGSRYRDAYFGAYPSVWRHGDWITLTSHGSVIVHGRSDATLNRNGVRLGSADIHDAVERLPEITEALVIGAEEPDGGYWMPLFVVLAAGARLDDSLRERIREAIRADASPRHVPDEIIAVSAIPHTKTGKKLEVPVKRLLQGAPAEQVLNPAAVDNPDLIAYFACLGAERKNRP from the coding sequence ATGACCACCCCGCACCCCGCGCCGTACAAGGAACCCTTCTTCACCCCCGACCCGAAGTCGGCCGCCCGCAGTCGCATCGCGGACTTCGCCCGATGGGCGGCCCGGCACCAAAACGCCGAAGGGATCCAGGACCCCACGGACTACCGAGCCCTGCACCACTGGTCCGTCACTGACCTCGAAGGATTCTGGGCCGCGGTGTGGGACTACTTCGACATCGACGCGACGACTCCGTACGAGCGGGTGCTGGCCGAGGAGACCATGCCCGGCGCCCGCTGGTTCCCCGGAACCACCCTCAACTACGCCCATCACGCGCTGCGCAACCTGCGGCCGGACGCTCCCGCGATCACCGCCCTGGACGAGACCGGAGTCGGCTATGAGATCACGGGCCGCGAGCTGCGCGCCCGGGTCGCTTCCGTCGCTGCCGGCCTGCGCGACCTGGGCGTCGGACAGGGCGACCGGGTGGTGGGCTATCTGCCCAACACCCCCCACGCCATCGTCGCCTTCCTCGCCACCGCAAGCCTGGGCGCGGTGTGGTCGGTGTGCGGGCAGGACTATGCGCCCAAGGCCGCCGCGGATCGCTTCGCCCAGCTCGAACCGACAGTGCTCATCGCCGCGGACGGCTATCTCTTCAACGGCACCACACACGACCGCTGCGCCCCATCGCTCGAACTCGCCGCCGCCCTGCCGACGCTGAAGGCCACGGTGCTCGTGGACCACGTGGGCCTCGCCTGGCCCAAGAGGGTCGGCTCGGGGCTGATGCTCCCCTGGGAGGACCTGGCCACCCGCGCCGAGGACCTCACCATCGCCCCCGTGTCCTTCGACCACCCTCTGTGGGTGGTGTTCTCCTCCGGCACCACCGGACTGCCCAAGGGCATCGTCCACGGGCACGGCGGAGTCCTGCTCGAACACCTCAAGACCCTCGGCCTGCACACCGATCTCGGCACCGGGGACCGCCTGCTGTGGTACACGACCACCCACTGGATGATGTGGAACCTGGTCGTCTCCACCCTGCTGACCGGCGCCACCACCTGCACTTACGACGGCAGCCCCGCGCCGCAGGCGCGTCCGGACGTCCTTTGGGAGCTGGCGGCCCGCCACAAAGTCACCGTCTTCGGGACCAGTCCGCAGTATCTGCTGACCATGGCCAAGATAGGCATCGAACCCTCCGTGCACGACCTATCGGCCATCCGCGTCGTCGGCTGCACCGGCTCCGCGCTGCCCGCATCCGCCTACCCCTGGGTCCGCGACCACGTGGGTGCCGACGTCCAACTGGCCTCGACCAGCGGTGGCACGGACATCGTCTCCGGCTTCGCCGGCAGCGCATCCACGACCCCCGTCTGGGCGGGGGAACTGTCCGCCCCCAGCCTCGGCGTGGCGCTGGCCGCCTATGACACGACGGGCGCCCCCGTCCTCGACCAGCTCGGCGAACTGGTCGTCACCCGGCCCATGCCTTCCATGCCGCTCTACTTCTGGAACGATTCCGACGGCAGCCGCTACCGCGACGCCTACTTCGGCGCCTACCCCAGTGTGTGGCGGCACGGCGACTGGATCACGCTCACCTCGCACGGCTCGGTGATCGTCCACGGCCGCTCCGACGCCACCCTCAACCGCAACGGCGTGCGCCTGGGCAGCGCCGACATCCACGACGCCGTCGAACGCCTCCCCGAGATCACCGAGGCCCTCGTCATCGGCGCGGAGGAACCCGACGGCGGCTACTGGATGCCGCTCTTCGTGGTCCTCGCCGCCGGGGCCCGCCTGGACGATTCCCTGCGGGAGCGGATCCGCGAGGCGATCCGCGCCGACGCCTCGCCCCGCCACGTCCCCGACGAGATCATCGCTGTATCGGCGATCCCGCACACGAAGACAGGCAAGAAACTCGAGGTCCCCGTCAAACGTCTGCTCCAGGGTGCCCCCGCCGAACAGGTCCTGAATCCCGCCGCGGTCGACAACCCCGACCTGATCGCATACTTCGCCTGCCTTGGCGCGGAGCGCAAGAACCGTCCATGA
- a CDS encoding AzlD domain-containing protein, protein MPYPFAMLAALLALAAGTFAFRLVGPLLWARVALPPRAEDLLKTAAIVLLAALVATASLTTGHGAAGIARPAGVVVGGLLAARKAPFLLVVLAAAATTALLRLARVN, encoded by the coding sequence ATGCCGTACCCCTTCGCCATGCTGGCCGCGCTGCTGGCACTGGCCGCCGGTACCTTCGCGTTCCGCCTGGTCGGGCCGTTGCTGTGGGCCAGAGTCGCCTTGCCGCCGCGCGCCGAGGACTTGCTCAAGACCGCGGCCATCGTGCTGCTGGCCGCGCTGGTGGCGACCGCGTCGCTGACAACGGGGCACGGCGCGGCGGGGATCGCCCGGCCGGCCGGAGTGGTGGTCGGCGGGCTGCTGGCGGCGCGCAAGGCACCCTTCCTGCTGGTGGTGCTGGCCGCAGCGGCCACCACGGCGCTGCTGCGCCTCGCCCGCGTCAACTGA
- a CDS encoding SRPBCC family protein, translated as MGDYDTSISVAVAPARLFSYLADVQNLPAYMPGMTSAKPHDGDRVTVTAHIEPASEPEQDVKSEAWIRVAEEGKSLEWGAPGPHDYRGQLHVAAGDDENHSQLSVELHTERVEGTQVDRRLMEALQGIKSAVEAAEANR; from the coding sequence ATGGGTGACTACGACACTTCGATCAGCGTGGCGGTGGCTCCAGCCAGGCTGTTCAGCTACCTCGCCGATGTGCAGAACCTTCCCGCCTACATGCCCGGGATGACCTCCGCCAAGCCGCACGACGGAGACCGGGTCACGGTTACCGCCCACATCGAACCGGCCTCCGAGCCAGAGCAGGACGTCAAGAGCGAGGCCTGGATCCGTGTTGCGGAAGAGGGCAAGTCGCTGGAATGGGGTGCACCAGGTCCGCACGACTACCGTGGCCAGTTGCACGTCGCTGCCGGAGACGACGAGAACCACTCACAGTTGTCCGTGGAACTGCACACCGAGCGGGTTGAAGGCACTCAGGTCGACCGGCGACTTATGGAGGCGTTGCAAGGCATCAAGTCCGCTGTGGAGGCGGCCGAGGCAAACCGGTAG